A genomic stretch from Bradyrhizobium quebecense includes:
- a CDS encoding DUF1348 family protein: protein MSRPPLPPFTRETAAQKARMAEDAWNSRDPVRVAGAYTEDSRWRNRSEVFAGREAIVAFLTRKWEKEREYRLIKDLWAFDGNRIAVRFQYEWHDAGGNWFRSYGNEQWEFDEHGLMRRREASINDIAISEKDRRFHWPAPGPRPADVPGLGDSPF, encoded by the coding sequence ATGTCACGCCCGCCGCTGCCGCCCTTTACCCGCGAGACCGCCGCGCAGAAGGCGCGCATGGCGGAAGATGCCTGGAATTCGCGCGACCCCGTTCGGGTTGCCGGCGCCTATACCGAGGACAGCCGCTGGCGCAATCGCTCCGAGGTGTTTGCCGGCCGCGAGGCGATCGTGGCCTTCCTGACCCGCAAATGGGAAAAGGAGCGGGAGTATCGCCTGATCAAGGATCTCTGGGCGTTCGACGGCAACCGCATCGCGGTGCGCTTCCAGTACGAATGGCACGACGCCGGCGGCAACTGGTTTCGCTCCTACGGCAACGAGCAGTGGGAGTTCGACGAGCACGGCCTGATGCGCCGGCGCGAGGCCTCGATCAACGACATCGCGATCTCAGAGAAGGACCGCCGCTTCCACTGGCCTGCGCCGGGCCCGCGTCCGGCCGATGTTCCGGGGTTGGGGGATAGTCCGTTCTAA
- a CDS encoding methyl-accepting chemotaxis protein: MAFGLFRKQMPEPAAPQVPTAAAAAEVPTETDSAKDSSGEILELLELELGAMIRQLERAAGSVADGAEATAAKLATIRARTDALTGRSSDAQSTATTFSEAADRFTHSAEGIGAQVRSASQLADDAAAAAREATANVDRLRESSAAIGNVVNLIAQIARQTTLLALNSTIEAARAGAAGKGFAVVATEVKALAVQTQSATEEITRKIEALQKDATGSADAVHRISQAIEKIRPVFENVNGAVAEQNQITGEMGQNAASASHFIVSVGTSAGEIDSATREAAAHGDNVAKAGKAVTAFAQKLKARCAVLLRQDERGDPRKNQRLPCSLTIEITTARGMITAPVYEIAMDGILIGGPDAERLPAHETLTATLQDVGACRIRIGDRSKAGSQARFEAATATLREKIEDRMWAIHEENAELVTRAMEAGRTLSKLFEDGLASGAITLADMFDTDYVEISGTNPVQYRTKMLDWGDRSLPALLEAFLAKDKRLAFCATVDRNGYLPVHNKIYSQPQRPGDVAYNTANCRNRRIFNDPAGLAAAQNQRAYLVQSYARDMGNGTTVMMREIDVPIRVRGRHWGAFRTAYKL; the protein is encoded by the coding sequence ATGGCGTTCGGTTTGTTTCGAAAGCAAATGCCGGAGCCGGCCGCGCCGCAGGTTCCAACCGCGGCCGCTGCGGCTGAAGTCCCGACCGAGACTGATTCGGCCAAGGATTCGTCCGGGGAAATCCTGGAGCTGCTGGAACTCGAGCTCGGCGCGATGATCCGCCAGCTCGAGCGCGCCGCAGGCTCGGTGGCCGACGGCGCCGAGGCGACGGCAGCCAAGCTCGCGACCATCCGCGCCCGCACCGACGCGCTGACCGGCCGCAGCAGCGATGCGCAGAGCACCGCGACGACGTTCTCCGAAGCCGCCGACCGCTTCACCCATTCCGCCGAAGGCATCGGCGCGCAAGTGCGCAGCGCCAGCCAGCTCGCCGACGACGCCGCGGCGGCGGCGCGCGAGGCCACCGCCAATGTCGATCGCTTGCGCGAATCCTCGGCCGCGATCGGTAATGTCGTCAATCTGATCGCGCAGATCGCGCGGCAGACCACGCTGCTGGCGCTCAACTCGACGATCGAAGCGGCGCGCGCCGGCGCCGCCGGCAAGGGTTTTGCGGTGGTCGCCACCGAGGTCAAGGCGCTGGCGGTGCAGACCCAGAGCGCGACCGAAGAGATCACGCGCAAGATCGAGGCGTTGCAGAAGGACGCCACCGGATCGGCGGACGCCGTCCACCGCATCTCGCAGGCGATCGAAAAGATCCGTCCGGTGTTCGAGAACGTCAACGGCGCGGTCGCCGAGCAGAACCAGATCACCGGCGAGATGGGCCAGAACGCGGCCTCCGCCTCCCACTTCATCGTCTCGGTCGGCACCAGCGCCGGCGAGATCGACTCGGCAACCCGCGAAGCGGCCGCGCACGGCGACAATGTCGCCAAGGCCGGCAAGGCGGTGACCGCCTTCGCCCAGAAGCTGAAGGCGCGCTGTGCAGTGCTGCTGCGCCAGGACGAGCGCGGCGATCCGCGCAAGAACCAGCGCCTGCCGTGCAGCCTCACGATCGAGATCACGACCGCGCGCGGCATGATCACCGCGCCGGTCTACGAGATCGCGATGGACGGCATCCTGATCGGCGGGCCGGATGCCGAGAGGCTGCCGGCCCATGAGACCCTGACCGCGACCTTGCAGGACGTCGGCGCCTGCCGGATCAGGATCGGCGATCGCTCCAAGGCAGGCAGCCAGGCGCGCTTCGAGGCGGCGACCGCCACGCTGCGCGAGAAGATCGAAGACCGGATGTGGGCGATTCACGAGGAGAACGCCGAACTCGTCACCCGCGCGATGGAAGCGGGTCGCACGCTGAGCAAGCTCTTCGAGGACGGACTGGCAAGCGGCGCGATCACGCTCGCCGACATGTTCGACACCGACTATGTCGAGATATCAGGCACCAACCCCGTGCAGTATCGCACCAAAATGCTGGATTGGGGGGATCGCTCGCTGCCCGCTCTGCTCGAGGCGTTCCTCGCCAAGGACAAGCGCCTGGCGTTCTGCGCCACGGTCGACCGGAACGGCTATCTGCCGGTCCATAACAAGATCTATTCGCAGCCGCAGCGGCCGGGCGACGTGGCCTACAACACCGCCAATTGCCGCAATCGTCGTATCTTCAACGATCCCGCGGGCCTCGCCGCCGCGCAAAATCAGCGCGCCTATTTGGTTCAAAGCTATGCGCGCGACATGGGCAACGGCACCACCGTGATGATGCGCGAGATCGACGTGCCGATCCGCGTCCGCGGCCGGCACTGGGGCGCCTTCCGCACCGCCTACAAGCTTTGA
- the ruvA gene encoding Holliday junction branch migration protein RuvA, translating to MIGKLKGLIDSYGEDYVILDVGGVGYQVHCASRTLQALPQPGGAAVLSIETYVREDQIKLFGFRSDLEREWFRLLQTVQGVGAKVALAVLGTLPPTDLANAIALRDKAAVARTPGVGPKVAERIVSELKDKAPGFADVDPAVVHLSGAIDNNRAPRPVTDAISALVNLGYGQPQAAAAIAAASRSAGEKAETAQLIRLGLKELSK from the coding sequence ATGATCGGCAAGCTCAAGGGCCTGATCGATTCCTATGGCGAGGATTACGTGATCCTCGACGTCGGCGGCGTCGGCTATCAGGTGCATTGCGCCAGCCGTACGCTGCAGGCGCTGCCACAGCCGGGCGGCGCGGCCGTGCTTTCGATCGAGACCTATGTCCGTGAGGACCAGATCAAGCTGTTCGGCTTCCGCAGCGATCTCGAGCGCGAGTGGTTTCGCCTGTTGCAGACCGTGCAGGGCGTCGGCGCCAAGGTCGCGCTCGCGGTGCTCGGCACGTTGCCGCCGACCGATCTCGCCAATGCGATCGCGCTGCGCGACAAGGCGGCGGTGGCGCGGACGCCGGGGGTCGGGCCGAAGGTTGCCGAGCGCATCGTCAGCGAGTTGAAGGACAAGGCGCCGGGCTTCGCCGATGTCGATCCCGCGGTGGTGCACCTGTCCGGCGCGATCGACAACAACCGCGCGCCGCGCCCGGTGACGGATGCGATCTCCGCGCTGGTCAATCTCGGCTACGGCCAGCCGCAGGCCGCCGCCGCTATCGCCGCCGCCTCCCGCAGCGCCGGCGAGAAGGCCGAGACCGCGCAGCTGATCCGGCTGGGCCTGAAGGAATTGTCGAAGTGA
- the ruvB gene encoding Holliday junction branch migration DNA helicase RuvB, which yields MNTPSRMVTPERRSDDVGDTALRPQSLSEFVGQAQARKNLSIFIEAAKKRGEALDHVLFVGPPGLGKTTLAQIVARELGVGFRATSGPVIAKAGDLAALLTNLEERDVLFIDEIHRLSPAVEEVLYPAMEDFQLDLIIGEGPAARSVKIELSKFTLVGATTRAGLLTNPLRDRFGIPIRLNFYTEEELEKIVTRGARVLNIGMSPDGANEIARRARGTPRIAGRLLRRVRDFASAADAEAIDRGIADRALSALEVDSAGLDAMDRRYLTTIALNYGGGPVGVETMAAALSEPRDAIEDIIEPYLIQCGYLQRTPRGRLLTSHAFRHLGLAEPNRDPSQFGLFGGNGDDD from the coding sequence ATGAACACGCCCTCGCGCATGGTCACGCCCGAACGCCGCTCCGACGATGTCGGCGACACTGCGCTGCGTCCGCAGTCGCTGTCGGAGTTCGTCGGCCAAGCCCAGGCGCGCAAGAATCTCTCGATCTTCATCGAGGCGGCGAAGAAGCGCGGCGAGGCGCTCGATCACGTGCTGTTCGTCGGTCCACCGGGCCTCGGCAAGACCACGCTGGCGCAGATCGTCGCGCGCGAGCTCGGTGTCGGCTTCCGTGCCACCTCCGGCCCTGTGATCGCGAAGGCCGGCGATCTCGCGGCGCTGCTCACCAATCTGGAAGAGCGCGACGTGCTGTTCATCGACGAGATCCATCGCCTGAGCCCGGCGGTCGAGGAAGTGCTCTATCCCGCGATGGAGGATTTCCAGCTCGATTTGATCATCGGCGAGGGCCCTGCGGCGCGCTCGGTGAAGATCGAGCTGTCGAAATTCACGCTGGTCGGCGCGACGACGCGCGCAGGCCTGCTCACCAATCCGCTGCGCGACCGCTTCGGCATTCCGATCCGGCTCAATTTCTACACCGAGGAAGAGCTGGAGAAAATCGTCACCCGCGGCGCCCGCGTGCTGAACATCGGCATGAGCCCTGACGGCGCCAACGAGATCGCGCGCCGCGCCCGCGGCACGCCGCGCATCGCCGGCCGCCTGCTGCGCCGCGTGCGCGACTTTGCCTCCGCGGCCGATGCCGAAGCCATCGATCGCGGCATCGCCGACCGGGCGCTGAGTGCGCTCGAGGTCGATAGCGCCGGGCTCGATGCGATGGACCGGCGCTATCTCACCACCATCGCCTTGAACTATGGCGGCGGTCCGGTCGGCGTCGAGACCATGGCGGCGGCGCTGTCTGAGCCGCGCGATGCGATCGAGGACATCATCGAGCCCTATCTGATCCAGTGCGGCTATCTGCAGCGGACCCCGCGCGGCCGGCTCCTGACCTCGCATGCCTTCCGCCATCTCGGCCTCGCCGAGCCGAACCGCGATCCCTCGCAGTTCGGCCTGTTCGGCGGCAATGGCGACGACGACTAA
- the ybgC gene encoding tol-pal system-associated acyl-CoA thioesterase has protein sequence MQVRVYYEDTDFSGIVYHANYLRFMERGRTNHLRLMGAEQNALFEEAQEETGGFAFVVRSMTLDFLKPARMDDMLDVVTWPIAVKGASIMLAQEVRRGDDVLVKAQVRVAFVSQGRAQPIPKSIRALMKADMA, from the coding sequence ATGCAGGTCCGTGTCTATTACGAAGACACCGATTTTTCCGGCATCGTTTACCACGCCAATTACCTGCGCTTCATGGAGCGCGGGCGCACCAATCATCTCCGATTGATGGGCGCCGAACAGAACGCGCTGTTCGAGGAGGCGCAGGAGGAGACCGGCGGCTTCGCCTTTGTGGTGCGCTCGATGACGCTCGACTTCCTGAAGCCCGCGCGGATGGACGACATGCTCGACGTCGTGACCTGGCCGATCGCGGTGAAGGGCGCCTCCATCATGCTCGCCCAGGAGGTCAGGCGCGGCGATGACGTGCTTGTGAAGGCGCAGGTGCGCGTTGCCTTCGTTAGTCAGGGCAGGGCACAGCCGATTCCGAAGTCCATCCGTGCGCTGATGAAGGCCGATATGGCCTAG
- the ruvC gene encoding crossover junction endodeoxyribonuclease RuvC, with protein MTSQPIRSPVRIIGIDPGLRRTGWGVIETEGNRLVYIGCGSVEPPDDLPLASRLLAIHEGLAAVLGDYRPAEAAVEQTFVNKDGVATLKLGQARGVAMLAPAMFGISVAEYAPNQVKKTVVGAGHAEKSQIQVMLKILLPKAEPPSADAADALAVAITHAHHRQSTALRLRVASL; from the coding sequence ATGACATCGCAGCCGATTCGCTCTCCCGTCCGCATCATCGGTATCGATCCGGGTCTCCGCCGGACCGGCTGGGGCGTGATCGAGACCGAGGGCAACCGTCTGGTCTACATCGGCTGCGGTTCGGTCGAGCCGCCGGACGACCTGCCGCTGGCGAGCCGGCTGCTCGCGATCCATGAGGGGCTTGCCGCCGTGCTCGGCGACTACCGACCGGCAGAGGCTGCGGTCGAGCAGACCTTCGTCAACAAGGACGGCGTTGCCACGCTGAAGCTCGGCCAGGCGCGTGGCGTCGCCATGCTGGCGCCCGCAATGTTCGGTATCTCGGTGGCCGAATACGCGCCGAACCAGGTCAAGAAGACCGTGGTCGGCGCCGGACATGCCGAGAAGAGCCAGATCCAGGTGATGCTGAAGATCCTGTTGCCGAAAGCCGAGCCGCCGTCCGCCGACGCCGCCGACGCGCTCGCGGTCGCGATCACTCACGCCCATCATCGCCAGAGCACCGCGCTGCGGCTCAGGGTGGCGAGCCTATGA
- a CDS encoding metallophosphoesterase, translated as MISRRHFLRGFGGMTAATASTGAYGLSEPVVRLTLTRYDLSPRHWPSDFPLKIAAIADIHACDPWMSLDRIAEIVERTNALNPDIIVLLGDYVAGLRHVTRFIPASEWAAVLKHLKAPLGVHAVLGNHDYWDDKTVQRQGQGTPVARRALERAGIPVYENDTVRLVKDGRPFWLAGLGDQLAYLPARRYREVRRIGVDDLNATLAKVTDDAPVILLAHEPDVALRVPSRVALQLSGHTHGGQIRLLGWSPAVPVKHGMRLAYGHIKLKCDVVVSGGLGCSIMPFRLGVPPEIVQVTLGAKGPVVS; from the coding sequence ATGATTTCACGTCGTCATTTTCTTCGCGGGTTCGGCGGAATGACCGCCGCGACCGCCTCGACCGGGGCCTACGGCCTGAGCGAGCCGGTCGTCCGGCTCACGCTGACGCGCTACGATCTGTCGCCGCGGCATTGGCCTTCGGACTTTCCGCTCAAGATCGCCGCGATCGCCGACATTCACGCCTGCGATCCATGGATGTCGCTCGATCGCATCGCCGAGATCGTCGAGCGCACCAACGCGCTGAACCCGGACATCATCGTGCTGCTGGGCGACTATGTCGCGGGGCTGCGCCACGTCACCCGCTTCATTCCGGCCTCCGAATGGGCGGCGGTGCTGAAGCACTTGAAGGCGCCGCTCGGCGTCCATGCCGTGCTCGGCAATCACGACTATTGGGACGACAAGACGGTGCAGCGGCAGGGGCAGGGCACCCCCGTCGCGCGCCGTGCACTGGAGCGCGCGGGCATCCCGGTCTACGAGAACGACACGGTGCGGCTGGTCAAGGACGGCCGTCCGTTCTGGCTCGCCGGTCTTGGCGATCAGCTCGCCTATCTGCCGGCGCGGCGCTATCGCGAGGTCCGGCGCATCGGGGTTGACGATCTCAACGCGACGCTTGCAAAAGTCACCGACGATGCGCCGGTGATCCTGCTCGCGCATGAGCCCGACGTCGCGCTCCGCGTACCCTCGCGCGTCGCGCTACAGCTGTCCGGCCACACCCATGGCGGCCAGATCCGGCTGCTCGGATGGTCGCCCGCGGTGCCGGTGAAGCACGGCATGCGGCTCGCCTATGGCCACATCAAGCTGAAATGCGACGTGGTCGTCTCCGGCGGCCTTGGCTGCAGCATCATGCCGTTCCGCCTCGGCGTGCCACCCGAGATCGTGCAGGTCACGCTCGGCGCAAAGGGGCCTGTGGTGTCCTGA
- a CDS encoding YebC/PmpR family DNA-binding transcriptional regulator, with protein sequence MAGHSQFKNIMHRKGRQDAQKSKLFGKLAREITVAAKLGTPDPAMNPRLRAAVVAARAENMPKDNIDRAIKKALGSEGENYDEIRYEGYGPGGVAVIVEALTDNRNRAASDVRSFFTKSGGNLGETGSVAFMFDRTGIIEYDAKVASDDAMLDAAIEAGADDVVSSEAGHEVYASQETFREVAKALEAKFGEPRKAALTWKPQNTVAVDDETGEKLLKLMDLLNEHDDVQNVYANFEVSDALLAKMGG encoded by the coding sequence ATGGCCGGCCATTCCCAATTCAAGAACATCATGCACCGCAAGGGCCGGCAGGATGCCCAGAAGTCGAAGCTTTTCGGCAAGCTAGCCCGCGAAATCACCGTGGCGGCCAAGCTCGGCACCCCGGACCCGGCGATGAACCCGCGGCTGCGCGCCGCCGTGGTCGCAGCGCGGGCCGAGAACATGCCCAAGGACAATATCGACCGCGCCATCAAGAAGGCCCTGGGCAGTGAGGGCGAGAACTATGACGAGATCCGCTACGAGGGCTATGGCCCCGGCGGCGTCGCCGTCATCGTCGAGGCGCTGACCGACAACCGCAACCGCGCCGCTTCCGACGTCCGCTCGTTCTTCACCAAGTCGGGCGGCAATCTCGGCGAAACCGGCTCGGTCGCCTTCATGTTCGACCGTACCGGCATCATCGAATACGATGCCAAGGTCGCTTCCGACGATGCCATGCTGGACGCCGCGATCGAGGCCGGCGCCGACGACGTGGTCTCGAGCGAAGCCGGTCACGAGGTCTACGCCTCGCAGGAGACCTTCCGCGAAGTCGCAAAGGCGCTGGAAGCGAAGTTTGGCGAGCCGCGCAAGGCGGCGCTGACCTGGAAGCCGCAGAACACCGTCGCGGTCGACGACGAGACCGGCGAAAAGCTGCTGAAGCTGATGGACCTGCTCAACGAGCACGACGACGTGCAGAACGTGTACGCCAATTTCGAGGTGTCCGACGCGCTGCTCGCGAAGATGGGCGGGTAA